One window from the genome of Magnolia sinica isolate HGM2019 chromosome 4, MsV1, whole genome shotgun sequence encodes:
- the LOC131243369 gene encoding uncharacterized protein LOC131243369, which produces MAISLDFKAFIVRAHVLKLYRQALRTAQRAPIHARAELRRTMRQEMEKNRHCDDKQKVRFLISEGLRRLKELDEMLHMQGHS; this is translated from the exons ATGGCTATCTCATTGGACTTCAAGGCATTCATTGTCCGTGCACATGTGCTGAAGCTCTACAGACAAGCACTAAGGACTGCTCAGAGAGCCCCTATTCATGCCAGAG CTGAGCTGAGACGGACAATGAGGCAAGAGATGGAGAAGAACCGGCATTGTGATGACAAGCAGAAGGTCCGTTTCTTGATTAGTGAAGGACTTCGGAGATTGAAAGAACTAGATGAGATGCTCCATATGCAAGGTCACTCTTAG